CCACGATAATCAGCGTTGCAGAAGACGCCCTTTCTTCTATAGGCAGGGATATCAGGGAAGCCTCGTACGGGCTCGGGGCAACCAGAGCTGAAACTATGATGAAGGTGGTTCTCCCGGCAGCGCACAGCGGTATCATCGCTGCATTTATTCTGGGAGTGATGAGGGCTGTCGGCGAGACAATGGTAGTATGGATGGCTTCGGGGAATGCCAATCAGTTCCCGAGTCCGTGGTGGGACGTATCCTCGAGCGTTCGAACGATGACTGCAACAATCGCAGGGGAAATGGGCGAAACGCCGGAAGGCTCAGAGCACAGATTCGCACTGTTTGCACTCGGAGTTCTTCTGCTTATATTCACTATGCTGCTCAATCTTCTCAGCGAAATTTTCACCTCAAGCTTCAAGAGAACTATGGGAGGTAAACGCTGATGAGAGAAAAGCTAAGACATATCAAAGATAAGCTCTTCACGTTTTCTGCGCACTTCTCTATAGTGCTGCTTGTGGCTGCTTTGATTATTGTTTTAGGGCCTATGCTTGCCAAAGGCTTCACGGCAGTGGTATTCCAAGGCACAAGCGAATTCCGAAGGCTTCAGCTTGAAGAGCATTCAAGGGGCAGCAAAGAAGATGTGCTTGCTGAGGTAGAGCAGGGCCGGAAAGAAAGGCAGAATCTCCATGATATGATCGAAGATTTCAATGTGGGGATTGATACCTCCGAGATGTACGATAAAGCCAGAGATATATACCGTGAATACAGCAGAAATCTCAGGAGTATGGATCTGCCTTATGACGAATACAGCGGCAAGAGAAGAAAGGCAAGGGAAGTTCGGGATTATCTGCTTGATGCGATTGAGAGCGAAGACGAAGAGAAGGTAAACAGCTTTTTAGAGAAAGTTTTTGCGGAGCAGACGAATAAAGACTTCAAGGACACTGAGTTTCAAAAAATCTTTACGCTTGCCGAGCAGTTTAGAGAAACAAGCAAAAAAATAGACTTCTCCAAGAGAGATAAGTATAAAGAAGATCTTGTGCGTATTAAGGAGCTTATGAAAGAGCTCTTCGGGCCTGCTCCGGGCGAAGAAAAACCCGCCCTCATTATGGAGCAGTACGGGGCTACACGCTGGGATATGGCTCAGAGAGTAATCAATGAGATAATGCACAAGACCGAATGGGTGGAACAGGAAGGCACAGCCGCACTTGCGAAGAAGAAAGTGGAGCGGAGAAAGACATTCAAAGGCACAGGATTTGAGGCCTTCTTTGATATACTTCCGCAGAAGGCCAGAGAAATCCTCAAACCGAGAACCACCTTCTACTGGCAGTATTTCATAGACGACAGCACTCCCGGACATTATTTCGGGGGCGTTGGGCCGGAGATAATCGGTACTCTAATGCTCACGCTTCTTGCAATGGCTATGGCTATCCCGCTTGGAATTACAGCAGCGGCATATCTTGTAGAATGTGCGGGCGAGAATATGATTGTAAAAATCATCAGGGGCTTTATCAACACCCTTGCAGGCGTTCCGAGCATCGTGTTTGGTCTTTTCGGGATGGCTTTTTTCGTGATGTTTCTTCTTCCAGCATTCGGCAAGCAGCCTCAGGCCTGCGTTTTGACAGCCTCAATGACACTCGCTGTGCTTGTGCTTCCTGTAATAATCAGATCGAGCGAAGAGGCTATAAGGGCAGTGCCCAGAACTTATAAAGAGGCCTCGCTGGCTCTTGGAGCGGGCAACTTTTCTACCTTTATCTTCGTTACCATGCCCGCAGCGATGCCGGGAATACTCACTGGGATCATTCTGAGCTTATCAAGGGCCGCAGGCGAAACAGCCCCAATTCTTTTCACAGGAGCAGTGGCTCTGGGGCCTATACCAGACAGCATTTTCTCACCGACAAGAACACTATCATACGGCAGCTACGACATCGCCGTTGGAGACAGGCTCGCAATGCAGGTACCCCACAAACAGTACGGTATGGTGGCAACGCTT
This window of the Sedimentisphaera salicampi genome carries:
- the pstA gene encoding phosphate ABC transporter permease PstA, with amino-acid sequence MREKLRHIKDKLFTFSAHFSIVLLVAALIIVLGPMLAKGFTAVVFQGTSEFRRLQLEEHSRGSKEDVLAEVEQGRKERQNLHDMIEDFNVGIDTSEMYDKARDIYREYSRNLRSMDLPYDEYSGKRRKAREVRDYLLDAIESEDEEKVNSFLEKVFAEQTNKDFKDTEFQKIFTLAEQFRETSKKIDFSKRDKYKEDLVRIKELMKELFGPAPGEEKPALIMEQYGATRWDMAQRVINEIMHKTEWVEQEGTAALAKKKVERRKTFKGTGFEAFFDILPQKAREILKPRTTFYWQYFIDDSTPGHYFGGVGPEIIGTLMLTLLAMAMAIPLGITAAAYLVECAGENMIVKIIRGFINTLAGVPSIVFGLFGMAFFVMFLLPAFGKQPQACVLTASMTLAVLVLPVIIRSSEEAIRAVPRTYKEASLALGAGNFSTFIFVTMPAAMPGILTGIILSLSRAAGETAPILFTGAVALGPIPDSIFSPTRTLSYGSYDIAVGDRLAMQVPHKQYGMVATLILLVLILNIIAICIRSRMSAKLKGQN